Proteins from one Juglans microcarpa x Juglans regia isolate MS1-56 chromosome 6S, Jm3101_v1.0, whole genome shotgun sequence genomic window:
- the LOC121237446 gene encoding uncharacterized protein LOC121237446: protein MANFFSTHFAVLLLFTFLIFFSIPITLSDSSIHDLLRSKGLPPGLLPKEVKSYTLLENGTLEVFLDGPCLTKFENRVYFDSVVRANLTYGSLIGVVGLSQEELFLWLPVKDIIVDDPRSGLILFDIGVAHKQLSLSLFEDPPSCKPRGGLENHIVMRGKGFEALR, encoded by the exons ATGGCCAACTTCTTTAGCACCCACTTTGCAGTCCTTCTTCTCTTCACCTTTCTGATCTTCTTCTCCATTCCTATCACTCTCTCCGACTCCTCCATTCATGACCTCCTTCGCTCCAAAGGCTTACCACCCGGTCTGCTCCCCAAGGAGGTTAAGTCCTACACACTCCTAGAAAACGGCACCCTAGAAGTCTTTCTCGATGGGCCATGCCTGACAAAGTTCGAGAACAGGGTGTATTTTGACAGTGTTGTGAGGGCTAATCTTACCTATGGGAGTCTCATAGGAGTGGTGGGTCTCTCCCAAGAAGAGCTTTTTCTATGGCTGCCGGTGAAAGATATCATAGTTGATGATCCAAGATCGGGGCTTATACTGTTTGACATAGGGGTCGCTCACAAGCAACTTTCTTTATCACTCTTTGAAGATCCGCCAAGTTGTAAGCCACGAG GTGGTTTGGAAAATCATATTGTGATGAGGGGGAAAGGTTTCGAGGCTCTGAGATAG
- the LOC121237448 gene encoding LOW QUALITY PROTEIN: uncharacterized protein LOC121237448 (The sequence of the model RefSeq protein was modified relative to this genomic sequence to represent the inferred CDS: inserted 1 base in 1 codon), giving the protein MGGGGVVRAAAKVSGIGVFNGGIRGVPLMPPAEHSVRNATRPXSAILSSSSASSMTPSTEVSSITAAWDDWEFTDSVEELKIEAREPMPRVVFGGVPSFQEAKEATAELKDALDKVYLSSPKSTGFGDTFAADHVSVLSPLTNPELDSKSCVFFEATPAPVPKNVLQAFKLLSESPKAQTVVASIASDPNVWNAMMDNPMLKDYLALEQRNDDPEPQSPKRFEESSDGGQTGSKENVFAHVTGMMQNIKRKVLEMVSNVSNLFQNIFGVSASDDISSDSNGNVKTAGATFMGLAVLVMMVIVFKRV; this is encoded by the exons ATGGGAGGCGGAGGAGTAGTGAGAGCGGCGGCTAAGGTGTCCGGCATCGGTGTCTTCAACGGTGGCATTCGCGGGGTGCCTCTCATGCCGCCTGCCGAGCACTCGGTGCGCAACGCCACCCGCC TATCCGCGATCTTGTCTTCGTCGTCGGCGTCGTCCATGACACCCTCCACCGAAGTATCTTCGATTACGGCAGCGTGGGACGATTGGGAGTTCACCGACAGCGTGGAGGAGCTGAAGATCGAGGCAAGGGAGCCGATGCCGAGGGTAGTATTCGGAGGCGTACCCAGTTTCCAGGAGGCGAAGGAGGCGACTGCGGAATTGAAAGACGCTCTTGACAA gGTATATCTGTCATCACCGAAATCCACTGGATTTGGTGATACATTTGCTGCTGATCATGTTTCTGTCCTGTCTCCCCTTACAAACCCAGAGTTAGACTCTAAATCTTGTGTCTTCTTTGAGGCTACACCAGCTCCTGTGCCAAAAAATGTCCTTCAGGCATTTAAGTTACTCAGTGAAAGCCCTAAAGCTCAG ACTGTAGTTGCTTCAATTGCATCTGACCCAAATGTCTGGAACGCGATGATGGATAATCCTATGCTTAAGGATTACTTGGCTTTAGAACAGAGAA ATGACGATCCAGAACCGCAATCTCCTAAGAGATTTGAAGAATCATCTGATGGAGGTCAAACTGGGAGCAAAGAGAATGTATTTGCCCATGTTACGGGTATGATGCAGAACATTAAGCGTAAAGTACTTGAGATGGTGAGCAACGTGTCCAATTTGTTTCAGAACATCTTCGGAGTTTCAGCATCAGATGACATTTCCTCCGATTCCAATGGAAATGTTAAAACGGCAGGAGCGACCTTCATGGGATTGGCGGTGCTG